GTCACTTATTGGCCAAAGACGAGCTCCGTCAACATCTCCGCGCTTGTACCGGGCTTTCTGAGCGGCGGCAACTATTTCCCGGCCGTTGCTAAGTAACTGGTGAGTGTGTGATGGCCGGTCTcagaaaaacgttgaaaaactTCACCATGGTGACTTTACAGAGGTAAATATGCATGGAGACAGAAAAACCGATCCGGATGTTTTTACACAGCGGCtcgtttttgtttgtttttttttgttttttttccttgcagcAGCCATTTGTGAGGAAAACAGTCCTCATTAAGGGACTTCCTGACAGCTTTCACACTGTATTGTGTCCGAGCTGCTCACATGCAACTTATCGCACAATAAAAGACCAAAGAGAAGTACTACATTTTTATTGATTAACATTTCTCTCAAGTTCACAATCACAAAAACCCGACTCGGTCTGCAGAGCCGTGTGAACGCGGCGGGCTTGTTTTCCACACATGGCTGAACGATACGCTGACCGATACACAGACACTGGTAAATTCAGGAAACCCGATCTGTTCTCCGAGTGGCTCCACAGGGCAGCTGTTAGTGAGCGGACTATTTTGTCTCTTCATGGGGGGAAGGTTccccaacattttttttttttttttttttttgggatcaATTTAACGATCTGTGCGGGGAAACGCCGGCTGCCAAGCCGCAGCTACGCGCCGGGATTTGTCACAGGtaattaaatctgtttttcaccCTCACCAAAAGTTGCCGATTCCCCTTTAATCTGGCGGTGGTGCGTAGCTTTCAAGCCAGTAAAtcagttttactttttcatctCTCCTTTTCCCTCTTCCTGCCGAGGAAAGTCGTCCGGGACTGGAAAGTGATGTTGgtttgtgagagtgtgtgtgtgtgtgtgtgtgtgtgtgtgtgtgtgtgtgtgtgtgtgtgtgtgtgtgtgtgtgtgtgtgagagacttgcCTGGGCCGTGCTGCGTGCACGTCAGAGGGGCATGGATggttggaggaggagaaggacttTTGATGGCGGGagcgcgaggaggaggaggaggaggagtgggacaAGACAGCAGTGGCCGAGGCAGTGGAGGCGCGGGAGCCCGGAGTGTTtaggctgagggggaggggggggtggaggaggaagaggtgggaGTGCCCcgcccgacacacacacacacacacacacacacacagacgcgcacacacatatgcaATCGAAACCACATATGTGTTCAAGACGGGACAAACAcggcaaaacaaaacaaccaaaaaaaccacaaaaaggacacacgagcacataaacacacacacacacacagacgtacacacacacacacacagcgggcggggtttgtgtgtgggtgggcAGGGAGGTGAGGTGGAGTACGGTTAGAAGCAGCACTTATCAAACACAGTCAAGatgagggggggaggggggggggggggggggggggggggatagagAGAAGAGCGAAGAGAACAGAGGCACACAGAGAGACGACGTACAGCAAGAAGGACCTGAACACAGAAAAAgttctttgttgtggtttgaCAAAAAGAACTGGCAGTCAAAGActgactgtgtttttcagtcGAGTAAAATCAAGCCGACATTAAATTTAGTACACAAAACACAACGGCTGcacttgttggttttttttttcagccagctgagacagactgaaaggGACACGCAAAAGCAACCAGAGCAGGTAAAGTCAGACGGAAACGAGCAAAGACGAGACAGAAATACTAAAATGACAGTCACTCTCATTTATGTTGCCGTTTTAAGTTTTAAAACGTGAAAGCTTCAGAATGTTTGATATAGAGCAGGATAGTATATAGAAATTTTACAATATATCCCATTTATTTCCACTAAAACGTTTGGGATTTGTGGATGTTTCTGCGTTATTGTGCTTAAACCCttttaaactattttttctGAAGAATTCTcatgtttattttgtgcagctggtgATTCATAAAAGTTCCCGTGTTACAGTCTGTTAGTGACTTTGACGAAGAACAGTATTTGTGGTCAATCATACATCGCCATCTtgatataaaataaataaatcaggatTTGAATTTTGAGCCACGTCGTCCTATGCGGAATCATTTTTATTAGAACcagtaatgttttgttttttggatacGTGAAGCATTTCAGAtacttcctttcttcttttgttctcagagttcattttttaaatggtcTGCTGGCCGTTTTCAgattataaatacattttgtctCTTTCAGAGCTCTTTCTTTTGATATGGTTTTCTTAGGTAAAATGGACTTTTTCTCATCAATATTCTGAAATAATAAACGTCTCTTTGCTTCAGTGGTTCTCCCTTCCAGCACTGTTTTGTCTGGTGTTCTGGGTCTGAGCTTTCTTACAGCAACagattttgttcttttctctgcATAAAGCGAGAAATAAATGGAGACACAGTGCTCGAGcgactctctctctccataaaataaatataagctTATTCTTCTTATTCTAGCTTAAAAAAAGTTCATAAAATTTTACTTTATTGCCAAAATAACATCTTAaattttgctctttttctgttaaatctggcttttttttctctttttttcaatcCTAGTTGCACAAACATGAGGAGTCGTTCGTAGATTAAATACTGGATAAGTTTATAGCTTCAAGCTGTATACACTGCCATTTAAACGGATGATCAGTTTAATGTCAGCTCGTCTGTTTTTCTCTACAGGTAGTTTAAAACCTTTAAGGCGTCACATTTTATCTTAAATTTCTAATAAACCTGTTTAAAATAGAATTAAAAGCAGGCTATTTCATGAAGTCTCTCTGAATCAGTGAGGTGGCGACAGACTACAAAGCTCTGCACATTACTGACAGCTTGAATctgaccccacacacacacacacacacacacacacacacagtaagggACAGAGGAGGCTGGTaccagagtgaaacagagagatatctcaagagagagagagagagagagggaactgAGCAGCGAGAGAGAAACAAGGACATTTACAGAGGTCAACCAACAGCTGCTAATTACACAAGACAACAAACACGGAGCTGAgagtaacacacaaacacacacacactctttttgACAGGGATTAGGAGGGCtggtgatggaaaaaaaaaaaagggcggCATTCACCAGACAACCCGGTGTGTGGCCAGGGCCGAGGCCTGTGCGACATGTATGGTTAAacttgagcgtgtgtgtgtgtgtgtgtgtgtgtgtgtgtgtgtgtgtgtgtgagaatagttgtgtgtatgtgtaagcCTATTAAGAGGCGAATACAGGGACCATATAGTGCCACTAAGAGTTAATATTCCATCACAAGTCATTCTAATCTCCTTAGAGAAAGAgtggggaggaaaaagaaaaagaaagcaagagGAAGAAAGATTATTACGCAGACaagaagggggggggaaaggagCGAGTCGAGCAAAGAAAGGAGTTGCCAGGGAAATGTGGGTGACTCAGGATCCAGAGGGACGAAAACTCAGACGAAGATAAAAGACCACGAAATTAAGAAAGTTAGAAAAGGCCggaaaggaaggaggagagaggaaaaaaagaaaagggagtgCTGTTGGGTAGGGGTGGGGTATCACAAGTATAAAAGCCCAAACTTCAAAGCATTAATGATgatcaaataaaataacttttttttttttaaatgaaagcagtGGATAACCAGTAAGTTAGCAGAGCCTACCGTAGCTAACACACccacaatattaaaaaaaagcaccgtCTCAAATGACCCCCTCGTCACCTGGAACTTCATTACAgcctgaactttttttttttttttgttgttgctttttgagGACTGAGGGGTCATTTGAGACAAGCGACACATGAACAGGTAAAACAAAGCAGTCTGAACATGACCATGAGACGTCACAGTGGAGATGATGGCATGGCTTCATGTCTGATGCTCATGGAGGAAGCACACAAAGCACGTGGCCGGTTAAGCATGGGGATGACGGTGGGGTGTGAGTGTGTCGACGCGCACCGCCGACATCCAGGGATCTTCATGGTACCGAGCGCTTGGGGGGGCTTTAATACGTGAAACTCGCCTTAAAAATGTAAGCTTGGTGTTAAGCTTGTCGAGCGTGGCGAACACGCACAGGGAGCGGTTAAAGTCGCCGATCGgggaaaatcaaatcaaatttggGAAGAATCTTAAACCAAGGAGAAAGCggaaagaggagagagactGTAACCTTTGATTTAGtcaaagaaaaagaggggaaCCTCAACTTAAATTACAAATTAGTCAAttatttcatattaaaaaaaaagaaaattttcttgtttttgaaaagCCATAAATTAATCAGAGATTAGTTTGTAAGACCTTGGAGAATAAATGAAGTATGATTTGAGATTGATTGAAGTCTGAAAAGCTCATCTGTGTCGCTGTGTCATCTTCTGCGTGAACGCAGGTGTGCGTGTCCGTCCAGTAATTCTCTGCCCTGCCTGGCGGGTCTCCACCGGGCCGTCGAGGGGTAATCTGTAATCTACTGGAGGTTTGGCCTAAATTCCCGAGGGAGCCTGATTTCATGTCCAGGAGGGCCGGCCCCGCCCTGGAGCGAGGGCCGGGAGCCTCCCCGGGCCAGCTGGCAGCGCTCTGGAGAGTACCAGCCAAGGTCTGGGATTCAGCCGCCGAGACAGCTGTGGGGCTGCTTCATTCACAAACCGCGGCCGGCGTGTTTGGAGTCTGTGTGCGTTCGGCGAGGAAGCGGCGCTGTGCCGTCGGTGAGGacccaaataaaaaaaaaaaaaagaaaccagtgTCTGTGGGAACATGTGTGTTTGTACCTGTCCTTGCCGTTCTGGATGCCCTGGCCCTGCTTCGCCCTCTCAGTCATAGGGGAGTTCCGACTGCGACTGGTGCCAACGGACAGGACGCTATTCTGGAGGGACAGAGCAACGGAACGAACAGCGTGTCAGAAATATGAAAGAACTGCGGGTGGAAACCAAGATAACCAGTTGGAAGTGAACAAAACACATTAGAAAAATGCAATAACTCAAGTTTTATTTAGCATTCCTGCCATAAAATATGATTTTGTGATCAAAACTAAAATTTTGAAGAAAACTGAACGCTCAAGCGAAGGTCGGtctcactttaaaaacaaagcgCCCGTACTCCGAGACTCCCACCTCTGGCATTGAGCGAGCTGTTCCAATCAAGCAAGGACAAGTGACTCCATTTTCTAAGCATTAattaaattttcatttaatgATCCCATCTGAGATTTTCCTGTAatgaattcacttttttttttttgtgtgtagcAAAACTAGAAAGCGATTCCCACTGTGAGCAGACTTCACTACACCCTGGGGTAATGCCTGCATATCACATGTGGATAGGCGCCATATGGCACATTCCAGGAAATATTAAAGTTTGACAGAGAGAGCatcactttctttttcctttattttgtcttttcgtTGGTGCCAAGCGAGTGGATGATATAGACTCCCTTAAAGCACTGgaaaaatattaacaaaatTAATAATTAAGCAGCGTTCTGGGTGAATTCTTATCTGCTGCTTGACGCCGAGCATCCTGTGTTCTTCTTACTGCGGCTGATAAGCAGGTGTTTTCGCCCCACACGTTTATGACCCGACTACTCATGAGCTTTAAAGGTATAATatacaaacacagcagctgatttGTGCGTGTTCCAATTTCAAAACAGCACTAACAACCGACTTCCCATCATTTCTGTTTAACTATTAACTAGATTTCATATTGATCTTTGAACCGCAGCGGAAGATAAATCATCCCGATGACAGATTTAACTGAATGTACTTCCTGGAAATAAGAGTGTTTTCACATGGTTGATTTGTTGGTCAAAAGTCATGGAAGGCAGTATGAGGGCTGGGTCTCACGGTGGAGGGCGTGGCGCTCTTCTTGCGGTCTGACGGGACCAGGGGGCTGGCCGGCACCTTGGTGGTCGAGCTGCTCGACGAACTCTTCCTCCCGGAATCCTCCGCTGCGGACCGGTTGTCTGCCCTCTTGGAGTAGGAGGAGCCTAAGAAACAGAGACGCTGGAGTAGTGACCGCAGTCTGCAGCTCGGCCTCTCATGAATCCACTAACAACATTCAAACTGACAGCTTCTCTTCCGCTCTGCCCTACAAATCCCCGTTCTTGAAATCCTCGCATCCTTTCAACCTCTTACAACACATCTCCGTCCCCCGCCCCACAGCCGTGCTCACATTAACCTTTATTCAAGCGCAAATAACACCCACCACCCAATCATTCTGAATCTCTTCAATCTACTCGAAATTCCACTTTGGCAATTTGAGGACTTTGATTGGCCACAaggtacaagaaaaaaaaatgaaggtaaAGCTCGCTGTCTGCCTCGCCAAATAGTTCCTCATCCATAAGCAGAAACCCCCTCTCACCCTGGTCAGTGGCTCTGCGGTTCTGAGGCTTCTGGTTGGACGACACACTGCGGTGtacctgaaaaagaaacaagatcGACGCAAATCAGCGCAGTGCTCCCCACgtcacacacacgccacacacacacacactcactgcaggACTGACAAAAACCTTTTTCCAGTATGCAGAGTATGCTTCACCTCTTCTGTATAGAAGGAATCAGTGTCAATTACAGTTGAGGTAAAACATTGATGTGGTTTAATCTGAAACTGGATCCTGGGGTACAGTTGGGACACGTCGAAACTGGAGttgtttaattattattttttttttaaaaaaaaggaaacatttggaGCGCCCGGGAAGGCAGCGGTTTTCTGGAGCTCCCTCATATTGAAGGCCTGGGATCAAGCGCctaaaaatacagacacactGGAGTGGATACCCAGGCTGCTATGTGGCCAAGTCAGAGGCAGGGCTCAGGAAGCCTCCCTATGCACTAGCAGAACGCAGTATTCGCTGTCTTTATACCTTGTGAGGCGGGGAGGGGGCATTTATGTTGCTTACATCACTTCCTGGCCGGGGTTTGATGCAACCTTCGtccagctgagagagagagagaggaaaaaaaaaagaagaagaggtcTGAATACATGTTCACAAGCAGCAAGAGAGACGGTGGTGTATTTATAACAGGCACCAAGTACAATGCAAAAAAGTCCTATTATTGGAGGACTGACTCATGTGAAGTGAATGCCAGGACTCTCTGCTTTGTACAGGCGGTAAAATAGGACAGCGGGAGAGTATACGTTTGAGTAtagggagagaaaagaaaaaaagaaacctcagAGTTCCTATAGTCCAGAAGCAGATATGTAGCCATCACATCGTTATACTTCTGGTTCACCAGCGAGTCCTGGATCTCCGTCTGAGAGAATCCCATCTGCAGCATGATGTCTGCGGCCGCACACAGAAAGCACAGCACATTTAGAGCCACCCATTTATTAAAATGAGCATTTATCTAAAGATAAGTCATTATTATGCAAGAAGGAAAATGAACAGAAAGCAAACTGACCATTTCTGACGGTGTTTCTGATCCTACCTGTCCTCCTGGGGTCCTTGTAATCTGGCTGCGGTTCGATGTACGGTTTCAGTTCTTCCTCCTCGTAGCCTACATTCATCCACCGGTCCCTCATGATCTGCTGCTGGAATCAcgccacacaaacaaacaaacacacacacacaaagacacacgtCCAGGAGGGCAAAGGCTGTCAATAAGGATGTCAGGACAGAAATTACAGGAATAGGATTAAAGAAAATTTACTCTGTTGCTCTATTTGTTTCTCAAATATCACCGGTGGATTCTTTGTCTTTGATTTCAACATGCTGTGCAAATTAAAGTCATGACACTCTTTTCTAACACCAACATCTGAATTTTCTTCACAGAGTTTCTACAGCGGTGCGAGCAGGTACACAATGAAGCAAGGCGGCGACGCCGGGCAGGAGTGTGTTTATTATGCCGTGTAGTAATTTGACCACGCATCCATACTCGGTAGAACCATATTTAGAAGCTCATAAATCTCCAACCTCCAGCTAACAGGTATTTACTACGCCTTCAAAAAGCACTTTGCACTTCAGTAGCAAAGTCGCGTATAGCTGGCCAAACTCGTCCAGGTGCGCGACGCTGTCCGCGCTGCAAACAGCGTCGAGAGTCAAACGATGGTCGGCGTGCAACGGGACGCCCACAGAGCTCGTTTTGTTTTAGATTCAAACAAGTACAGCGACGGTAATAAACACTTCCTGGTACtgtggttggtgtgtgtgtgtgagtgtgtgtgcagtgcagcCTACCTCCAGGCTGCCTCTTTTGGAAGGGTTCAGGATGAGGAACTTTTTCAGCAAGTTCTCGCAGTCGGTGGACATATAGAAAGGAATCCTGTATTTGCCGCGCAGCACGCGCTCTCTCagctcctgaaaacacacaaaagcaccGACGCGTGAAGGGAGCTTCGGGTATTCACAACCAAAAAAAACGCACAAAAGACGACAATCGTTACAGCAACAATCAAGAACAGAAGTGAAATTAGAGTGTTTATCATCAGAATACAAGTCTTAaaacttcctgctgctgcatgtgaGACTCAGAAGGGCTGAATTATGCTTCAAAGACATGCTAAAACCAACACCAGTACACTGTATGTCATATCGCCCACCCGAAATGTGTGTGCACATCCAGAATGAGTCATGAACATACAGCGCGATCGATGGTGCGAATTACTGCGAACAGTCATATTTCAAAGACTGTGAAATAAAGAATGTGCGGTTGACCACTTCGCAGAGAAAACAATACTCAGACTGACACCGGCAATTTCACACATTCACTCGTTCCCTCTCGAGTTCAGCTTCTGCTTTCTCGAAGGAAGCAGGAACAGAAATCGGCATGACAAATACTACAGCCACCCACAGAACGCAGACATCTGCTTATGTAACGCAGacgaacacaaacacacacgcacacacacacactccttggGCCGACCTTGAGGTTTTGTCCATCGAAGGGCAGCGAGCCGCTGACCAGTGTGTAGAGGATCACTCCCAGGCTCCAGACGTCCACCTCGGGCCCGTCGTACTTCTTGCCCTGGAAGAGCTCCGGGGCGGCGTAGGGCGGGGAGCCGCAGAAAGTGTCCAGCTTGTTCCCCAGTGTAAACTCGTTGCTGAAGCCGAAGTCCGCGATCTTGATGTTCATGTCtgcgtccagcagcaggttctccgCCTGTGGGGGGGGGAGAGGCAGACACAGAGCTGTGATGCACGGAGTCGGAGAACGCCGAGGAAAACAGGACAGATATACAGGAAATATTAGCATGCAGGGATACATCTTTTCACTTCAGAGACCTACAGTTTGGTTTGTATGATACGGTCGTGCGCTATTTGCACCTTTTTCCATCCTTCTTCAGATACAGAGAGACCAATTCAATCAAAAGCAGGCAGCATCTTGTCAAAGAGTATCACTCCAAGTACCATTTCCTGGCACGTCGGAACATTTGAATAAATTCCTATGAATTCCACAATGTGACCGACGATAGTCACAAACACGTTTTGTGCTGAGTGAGAAAGACGTCTTTCAGAGTTATGGTCTGGGGCCTGCAAGTAGCGCACAACCAGCAAAGTGAGCTGCCACAGTTTgttcctgcgtgtgtgtgtgtgtgtgtgtgcgcgcgcgcgcgcgagtGTGTGTCTTTAAGCCCAAACTGAGCCAGTGAGCAAGGAGGCTGAGGTTGCCTAGCAACAGGTGCGCTCTCCTTTTCACTTGCTCTGAATACTctgcagcttgtgtgtgtgtgtgtgtgtgtgtgtgtgtgtgtgtgtgtgtatgtgtgttaaaTACAACTCTGACATCATCTCCAACCTCAGATccgaataaataaatgaacaccgACTTGAAACTTTTGTAGGCGTCATCTATTATACATTAACATTAAAATATTATGTCAAACAggcaaaacaaaaacttgaGCCCTTCAAGGAAATGATGTATGTCGCGGTACGAGGTGCGTGGCTGCTGCACATTCATCATATCAGAAATTCTGAGCTGATTTTCACCTTGCTGTAAAGTGCAGGCTCGTCAGCGTTTGCTCTTTGCAGCGCGGCACCTGAGAGTTAAGCCACTGCTGGATTTTACAAACCCCATTCTCTCGAGTGATTGGTACACTGTGCAGGATGGCAAgtgttataataataatgagaatTGTATCTCGGCAAGAAGCCTCTCATTATGCTGCTTTGTTCTATTCTCTTCAAAGCGTTTATAAAGTTTGACAATGGCAGAAATGtttactttaaagaaaaaaaaaggaaaacagacgGAAAAACCGGTTAGCGTTGGGAGGTTCCTCGGCGCTCGCTGCGCCAGTAATCATGATAATGTTTTGCCTACAGGTCTGACTGCCGGCATATTAAGAGGATTTAGAACTGCATAATACAATGAAGCAAAAAGGACCGGGAACGACTTCTGGGTTCGTGTTGTGTTTTAGGCACAAAGTACAGTGGATCGACCCAAACCGACACAAACACACGGGGGAGAAAAACAATCCCCGTAACAGCAAGACAAGACGAACGTAAAACCTGGCAACGCATTTAAGCCACAGTCCTCAAAGAGGGACATTTCATCTTCTTTGTGATTAACCTCGGGGTCGCCTGCTCGTGGGCAGGATTTCATCTCAATGAGTCAAATCATATAAAGATTAATgtggagagacggaggggaaaaaagagggGGGAGATCTAACACTCCATGTAATTCAGTAATGTGTGCATGTTCTCACCTTGAGGTCTCTGTGTACTATACACTTCTGATGGCAATACTGCACTGCTGACACAATctggagcgagagagagagagagagaggagggttgAGACAAAGTGAAAATCCCGAACAGATCCTCATTAGAATTTCAGCAGGGAAAGGGACACACACGTtaacttgttttattttatttattaagcGGCATATTTTTCACGAAAAACATGtttcctgcagagacacaaacacaccaacctGTCTGAATTTGGCACGGGCTTCTTTCTCCTTCATCCTACCGTGGGCCACCAGGTAATCAAAGACCTCTCCTGGGAGacgagagaaagaggaggagggccgGCTGAGTGTTGGAACAGGACGCTTGTCTCCGTATAGTAGCAATCACTGGGGTCATTCGGACACCCAACTCAACGCTGTCCTTTCAGAGCCCGAGTGGGAGCATCATGAGAAGAAATCTTCACATTTCAGACAAACTGTCATTGGATTTCTGTGGTTTTCTATTTTCAGCGCGAGTCTATCTAGTTGCACTAGTTGTTCTAAACAGCAAACATTATTTTTTCTGAAAGAGTTGACACATTAGAGCtggttttgagctttgtataacgATGAAAACAAGACGTTCCTCTATATATAATCCCACTGGACCTACAGTCTGTGTTCATCCATTTGGGGTCCCTTAACTTATTATCTAACATACAGAGTGCCGAGCTTCAGGCGGAATGATTTCACAGGGACAAGCACTCACCTCCACTGGCGTACTCCATTACCAGGTACAAAGTCTTCTCTGTTTCTATCACCTCAAAGAGCTTGACTGAAGGGCGGAGAAAGAAAAGGGattggagggggtgggggggcagagcgGAGGGAAACAAGGCAAGAAAAAGAGTTTGGGAAGGGGTAGGAAAAGATTggaagcagaagaaaagcagggtTGTTATCACATGACCTTGAAATACCAATTAGGAGCAGCTCGGAGGGAGCGACGGCAGAGTGCAAACTCATCTTTCACCGTGACTCACCTATGTTGGGATGATTCAACATCTTCATGATCCTCACCTCTCGAAAGAGCTGCGTGAAAACACACCATGGTCAGTGGTGAAATGCAGTTTTCACGTCTAGCGGCATACACGGATAGCATTTGATACTGAGGAGGGAAAGCATCCGTTTTAGAACCATCAATCTCTCGGAGAAACCCCACTTTAATGTCTCAAATATCACTGAGCAGACAGATTCTTCCTTCCTGCTTCACGGAGGCCAAATCGAAGAAGCTCAGTGGCGACGCAGCAGCGCAGGCTCAGAGCCATGATGGTTTTTCAGCACAGACTTCAGGCCATTTTCAAAACTcggcattaaaaaaagataatgcATCGCACTACTGCAGACATAAAGGTTTGAGGATCTGCTCTCTGCTCATTAGGAATTTATTACCTCTGTGAGTCAGCGTATAGCGTCCTACCAGACTCTATGGAAGCTTCCGGGATAAACGAATCCACCGAACGCATGTGGGTGAAACTTTGGAAGTAATGCACAGCGATAAACGCTTTAAAGTCAATTTAATTGTTATGAGTGAACACAAAATAATGTAATGCTGCATCTTAGCCTGTTTTCTCTATCTTGCATTTGAGCAGACGGTAGTGTATTCTCTGCCCGAgcgtttggtgtgtgtgtgtgtgtgtgcgcgcgcgctcgGCATTGCGTGGTTAAGACAGTTTGCGTGTAAGTGGACAGACCCCACCCTGCCACCATCAAAAGAAGTAATTGCAGCTTGTTTCCTGTAATTAAAACTCTCTCTGAAAACTAGACCACTTCAGACAGATAGAGGGAGGCGGAGAGACGGAAAGGGAGAGAGGACACGTGGTGCATGAGGAGTGACTtgaaaaggactttttttttttttttgagaaaaggGACGAGAGAGACCGAGGCCTGAAAGTTGTTCCCTGAATGTGTGAGAATGAGAGAGGGAGCTGAGGAGACCCACCTTCTGCAAACTGGAAGAGTTGAGCTGCGTCTTATCTATGATCTTTACAGCCACCTAGAAGCAAAACAACACGGTGTTGGTTTATCATtgcacatttattcatttatggcACTTGCCGGTTTGGGTTTGACGCCtcccgctcacacacacctgtctgcgAGGGCAcagggagaaacacacacacacacgcgcacgtgaCGACGCTCTCTCGGCATTAAGCGATAAACACACCATCGC
The nucleotide sequence above comes from Salarias fasciatus chromosome 3, fSalaFa1.1, whole genome shotgun sequence. Encoded proteins:
- the mark2b gene encoding serine/threonine-protein kinase MARK2 isoform X2 — its product is MSTRTPLGQVIENSTGQEPKSSSGRSSMSRCRNSVATTTSDDQPHIGNYRLLKTIGKGNFAKVKLARHVLTGKEVAVKIIDKTQLNSSSLQKLFREVRIMKMLNHPNIVKLFEVIETEKTLYLVMEYASGGEVFDYLVAHGRMKEKEARAKFRQIVSAVQYCHQKCIVHRDLKAENLLLDADMNIKIADFGFSNEFTLGNKLDTFCGSPPYAAPELFQGKKYDGPEVDVWSLGVILYTLVSGSLPFDGQNLKELRERVLRGKYRIPFYMSTDCENLLKKFLILNPSKRGSLEQIMRDRWMNVGYEEEELKPYIEPQPDYKDPRRTDIMLQMGFSQTEIQDSLVNQKYNDVMATYLLLDYRNSELDEGCIKPRPGSDVSNINAPSPPHKVHRSVSSNQKPQNRRATDQGSSYSKRADNRSAAEDSGRKSSSSSSTTKVPASPLVPSDRKKSATPSTNSVLSVGTSRSRNSPMTERAKQGQGIQNGKDSLNTPGSRASTASATAVLSHSSSSSSSRSRHQKSFSSSNHPCPSDVHAARPSGQQWAPGASPSANNITAVSDRPNFNRGVGVRSTFHAGQQRGAYDQQGSAYPGGPASPSLSHGNSQARRPGATGIFSKFTSKFVRKNLSFRFPRRSPYEGEGQDEGSRSVLSGTADKSEKTSGGVLSSSSNNDENNSSPGSGNTGGTGTPPAIASQKDSAKPRSLRFTWSMKTTSSMEPMEMMREIRKVLDSNSCEYEVRERYMLLCMSGMPAQEDFVQWEMEVCKLPRLSLNGVRFKRISGPSIAFKNIASKIANDLKL
- the mark2b gene encoding serine/threonine-protein kinase MARK2 isoform X5, translated to MSTRTPLGQVIENSTGQEPKSSSGRSSMSRCRNSVATTTSDDQPHIGNYRLLKTIGKGNFAKVKLARHVLTGKEVAVKIIDKTQLNSSSLQKLFREVRIMKMLNHPNIVKLFEVIETEKTLYLVMEYASGGEVFDYLVAHGRMKEKEARAKFRQIVSAVQYCHQKCIVHRDLKAENLLLDADMNIKIADFGFSNEFTLGNKLDTFCGSPPYAAPELFQGKKYDGPEVDVWSLGVILYTLVSGSLPFDGQNLKELRERVLRGKYRIPFYMSTDCENLLKKFLILNPSKRGSLEQQIMRDRWMNVGYEEEELKPYIEPQPDYKDPRRTDIMLQMGFSQTEIQDSLVNQKYNDVMATYLLLDYRNSELDEGCIKPRPGSDVHRSVSSNQKPQNRRATDQGSSYSKRADNRSAAEDSGRKSSSSSSTTKVPASPLVPSDRKKSATPSTNSVLSVGTSRSRNSPMTERAKQGQGIQNGKDSLNTPGSRASTASATAVLSHSSSSSSSRSRHQKSFSSSNHPCPSDVHAARPSGQQWAPGASPSANNITAVSDRPNFNRGVGVRSTFHAGQQRGAYDQQGSAYPGGPASPSLSHGNSQARRPGATGIFSKFTSKFVRKNLSFRFPRRSPYEGEGQDEGSRSVLSGTADKSEKTSGGVLSSSSNNDENNSSPGSGNTGGTGTPPAIASQKDSAKPRSLRFTWSMKTTSSMEPMEMMREIRKVLDSNSCEYEVRERYMLLCMSGMPAQEDFVQWEMEVCKLPRLSLNGVRFKRISGPSIAFKNIASKIANDLKL
- the mark2b gene encoding serine/threonine-protein kinase MARK2 isoform X7, whose product is MSTRTPLGQVIENSTGQEPKSSSGRSSMSRCRNSVATTTSDDQPHIGNYRLLKTIGKGNFAKVKLARHVLTGKEVAVKIIDKTQLNSSSLQKLFREVRIMKMLNHPNIVKLFEVIETEKTLYLVMEYASGGEVFDYLVAHGRMKEKEARAKFRQIVSAVQYCHQKCIVHRDLKAENLLLDADMNIKIADFGFSNEFTLGNKLDTFCGSPPYAAPELFQGKKYDGPEVDVWSLGVILYTLVSGSLPFDGQNLKELRERVLRGKYRIPFYMSTDCENLLKKFLILNPSKRGSLEQQIMRDRWMNVGYEEEELKPYIEPQPDYKDPRRTDIMLQMGFSQTEIQDSLVNQKYNDVMATYLLLDYRNSELDEGCIKPRPGSDVSNINAPSPPHKVHRSVSSNQKPQNRRATDQGSSYSKRADNRSAAEDSGRKSSSSSSTTKVPASPLVPSDRKKSATPSTNSVLSVGTSRSRNSPMTERAKQGQGIQNGKDSLNTPGSRASTASATAVLSHSSSSSSSRSRHQKSFSSSNHPCPSDVHAARPSGQQWAPGASPSANNITAVSDRPNFNRGVGVRSTFHAGQQRGAYDQQGSAYPGGPASPSLSHGNSQARRPGATGIFSKFTSKFVRKSVLSGTADKSEKTSGGVLSSSSNNDENNSSPGSGNTGGTGTPPAIASQKDSAKPRSLRFTWSMKTTSSMEPMEMMREIRKVLDSNSCEYEVRERYMLLCMSGMPAQEDFVQWEMEVCKLPRLSLNGVRFKRISGPSIAFKNIASKIANDLKL